The region GACACCCCACCCGTCACCACCCCAGAGCAGGTCTACCGCGCCACCCGCGAGTACCGCGACCGCTACCCCAACATCGCCCTCATGCCCATGGAAGACGGTGCCGGCCCCATACCCATCCTCATGGGCGGCGGAGCCTCCCAGTCCGCCCTCGTCGGCGGCCGCACCCCCGCACCTAAGCCCTCAGCAGAGCAACAAGCCTCCGCCATGTACCCCCTGCGTCCCGCCACGGCACCACCCGAGCACGCCAACGCCGACCACAATCTCGAAGCCTTCATTCAAACCAACCTCGCCACCAGCCTTATGAACCTCTCGCCCCGTGACGGCTGGACCGCCGCACCGGACCACACCTGGACCCTAGCCGGCAGCCCCAAAGACCCCATCCTCCTCTACTCCCTCTCCGGCCCGGACATCACCCTCACCCACCCACTCCCACACACACACTACGCCGCCCAATGGTTCGACCCCGAAACCGGCCAGACCCAACCCGCCGAAGCCAAACAGTCCACCTACGCCAAGCCCAACGCAAGCCCGTGGCTCCTCTTACTCAAGCCTGAATAGCCCTCCCCGATCAACGACTGGAGACCATCCATGAAACCTTCGTACCTGCTTCCCTTAGTCATCATTTGCGCTTTGACCGCCGGTTCCATCGCCCAGACCGCACCACCCACCCCACCCCCACCCGCCCCAGCCAACGCCTTCTACCCCGAGAAAGAGCTCCCCGCCCCCTTCAACCCCGCCCTCCCCACCATCTTCATCGTCGGCGACTCCACCGCCAGCTACCACCCAGACCGCACCGACGAAGGCGCAGCCGCCATCCAGGGCTGGGGCTACTTCCTCCCCGCCTTCTTCGACCCCACCAGGGTCAACGTCGTCAACGCAGCCCGCGGCGGCCGCTCCACCCGTACCTACATGACCGAAGGCCTCTGGCAGAAGGTCCTAGCCCAGGTCAAACCCCACGACATCGTCCTCATCCAGCTCGGACAGAACGACGTCTTCGAGCTCAACGACAAGTCCGCCCGCGGCACCATCCCCGGCATCGGCGACCAGACCCAGGAGATCGACAACATCGTCACCCACAAGCATGAGGTCGTCCACACCTTCGGCTGGTACCTCCGCAACTACGTCAAGCAAGCCCGCGAAAAAGGTGCCACCCCCATCGTCATGTCCCTCACCACCCGCAACGTCTGGAAGGACGGCCAGGTAGAGGTCGGCGTCAACAACTATCGCGAGTCCTCCTGGCGCATCGCCAACTCCGAAGGCCACACCGACTTCGTAGACGTCAGCGAGATCATCGCCCAGGCCTACCGCAAGCTAGGCCCGGACAAGACCGCCGGC is a window of Granulicella tundricola MP5ACTX9 DNA encoding:
- a CDS encoding GDSL-type esterase/lipase family protein, with amino-acid sequence MKPSYLLPLVIICALTAGSIAQTAPPTPPPPAPANAFYPEKELPAPFNPALPTIFIVGDSTASYHPDRTDEGAAAIQGWGYFLPAFFDPTRVNVVNAARGGRSTRTYMTEGLWQKVLAQVKPHDIVLIQLGQNDVFELNDKSARGTIPGIGDQTQEIDNIVTHKHEVVHTFGWYLRNYVKQAREKGATPIVMSLTTRNVWKDGQVEVGVNNYRESSWRIANSEGHTDFVDVSEIIAQAYRKLGPDKTAGLFHTREQVHINTAGAFLDTRCIVAGLEGLTDAPITPYLSYLGQEITPVSPPIPTEWSQPAK